Proteins encoded together in one Pirellulales bacterium window:
- a CDS encoding alkaline phosphatase family protein: MPDTVILLSIPGLRESDLARMPHLSRLTSHGDRTTLVPSFPCVTCAVQVNMTTGQPPRKHGVVGNGFYWREKQHPELWTAWNDVIEQPQIWDILSQHDDSLTSAVWFPLLSKGAEAALVCTPAPIHNPDGSESLWCYTKPQSLYGELRDAIGHFPLHHFWGPLANIKSTSWIVDSAIWAAQRDTPHFFYIYLPHLDYAAQKFGPDSPEAHRACVDLDVVLSQLTQGLDRAYENIPDQDRLPPLYIIASEYVISPVNHVTYPNRVLRNAGLLNVRPAADGIGEELDLAASAAWAMVDHQFSHVFVQNADPAVLERVRELFTGTAGIDEVLIGAEREKYDLDHPRAGEAILISTPNSWQAYYWWHDDAQAPSFARTVDIHRKPGYDPVELCFDPATKSIPLDATLIKGSHGAPARTEGQRGIILTSQPGVLEGPPMMDTDVYELVLRQFGI, translated from the coding sequence ATGCCCGACACTGTCATCCTCTTATCCATTCCCGGCCTGCGTGAAAGCGATCTCGCGCGGATGCCACATTTGTCGCGGCTCACCAGCCATGGGGACCGGACCACGCTGGTTCCCAGTTTTCCCTGCGTCACCTGCGCGGTGCAGGTGAACATGACGACCGGCCAGCCGCCGCGCAAGCATGGCGTGGTGGGAAACGGCTTTTACTGGCGCGAGAAACAGCACCCGGAACTGTGGACCGCTTGGAACGACGTGATCGAGCAGCCGCAAATCTGGGATATCCTCAGCCAGCATGATGACAGCCTCACCAGCGCGGTCTGGTTTCCTTTGCTGAGCAAAGGGGCGGAGGCGGCGCTGGTTTGCACCCCCGCCCCAATCCATAATCCCGATGGCAGCGAATCGCTCTGGTGCTACACCAAACCGCAATCGCTGTATGGCGAGCTGCGCGACGCGATCGGGCATTTTCCCCTGCACCATTTTTGGGGACCGCTGGCCAATATCAAATCGACCTCGTGGATTGTCGATTCCGCCATCTGGGCCGCCCAGCGCGACACGCCCCACTTTTTTTATATCTACCTTCCCCACCTGGACTACGCCGCCCAAAAGTTCGGCCCCGACAGTCCCGAGGCGCACCGCGCCTGCGTCGATTTGGATGTGGTCCTGTCGCAGCTCACGCAGGGTCTGGATCGCGCGTACGAAAATATTCCCGACCAGGACCGCCTGCCGCCGCTGTACATCATTGCCAGTGAATATGTGATTTCGCCGGTCAACCATGTGACGTATCCCAACCGCGTGCTGCGGAACGCGGGACTATTAAATGTCCGCCCCGCGGCGGATGGCATTGGCGAAGAACTGGACCTGGCCGCCAGCGCGGCCTGGGCGATGGTCGATCACCAGTTTTCCCACGTTTTTGTGCAAAATGCCGATCCCGCCGTGCTCGAACGCGTCCGCGAGCTCTTTACCGGAACTGCGGGAATCGACGAGGTGCTGATCGGGGCCGAACGGGAAAAATACGACCTGGACCACCCCCGCGCGGGGGAGGCGATTCTGATTAGTACGCCCAACAGTTGGCAGGCGTATTACTGGTGGCACGATGACGCCCAAGCGCCCAGTTTTGCCCGCACGGTGGACATTCATCGCAAGCCGGGGTACGACCCGGTGGAACTGTGCTTTGATCCGGCGACCAAGAGTATCCCGCTGGACGCCACGCTGATCAAGGGTTCGCACGGCGCGCCG
- a CDS encoding DNA alkylation repair protein → MAKSRSTVANVPPTILRELNAGTRATRNLVEGLAIDFRLLIQSLHQDWPPRELARLAPGIPITRRMAAAAELLLACPEWDAFDQWRNHPSDTVRGWICFVVGQLPRLTLRQRLVKIRPLADDSHFGVREWAWLAVRGHLAAEVTAAIRLLTPWTESKSENLRRFACEALRPRGVWCAHLEELKAEPELALPILEPLRADASCYVQNSVGNWLNDAGKTQPHWVRDLCRRWQRESPGPPTDYICRRGLRNVGME, encoded by the coding sequence ATGGCCAAGTCGCGTTCCACCGTTGCCAATGTTCCGCCCACAATTTTGCGTGAACTGAATGCCGGGACGCGGGCAACGCGGAATCTGGTCGAAGGGCTGGCGATTGACTTTCGGCTATTAATACAATCGCTGCATCAAGATTGGCCTCCGCGTGAACTGGCCCGATTAGCCCCGGGAATCCCGATCACCCGTCGCATGGCGGCGGCGGCGGAATTGCTGCTCGCTTGTCCGGAGTGGGACGCCTTTGACCAGTGGCGAAACCATCCGTCCGACACCGTGCGAGGTTGGATTTGCTTTGTCGTGGGGCAGTTACCCCGATTGACCCTGCGGCAGCGACTAGTAAAAATCCGCCCCCTGGCCGATGATAGCCACTTTGGCGTGCGCGAATGGGCGTGGCTGGCGGTGCGGGGGCATCTGGCGGCGGAGGTGACGGCGGCGATCCGGCTGCTGACCCCCTGGACCGAGTCTAAAAGCGAAAATCTACGGCGATTTGCCTGCGAGGCGCTCCGTCCGCGCGGCGTCTGGTGCGCGCATTTGGAGGAGTTGAAGGCCGAGCCAGAGTTAGCCCTGCCAATCTTGGAACCGCTACGAGCCGACGCCAGCTGTTATGTGCAAAACTCCGTCGGCAACTGGCTAAATGACGCTGGCAAAACCCAACCCCACTGGGTGCGCGACCTGTGCCGCCGCTGGCAACGCGAAAGTCCCGGCCCCCCCACTGATTACATTTGTCGCCGGGGCCTGAGGAATGTGGGGATGGAATAG
- a CDS encoding PQQ-dependent sugar dehydrogenase: MNLLSILANRIKRKSCTFPPNRKAPARDRKRQSLIEKLEDRWALATVPTGFTDSTLVTGLTSPTALTIAPDGRVFVAFQNGTIRVMQNDVMLATPFATLATDGSGERGMLGLTLDPDFATNGHIYVYYTASTPASHNRLSRITAVGNEMLPGSEQILLDLPNLSTVGNPIWHMGGAVHYNPVDDKIYIAVGDHQNTSLPQSLNSPFGKILRVNPDGSIPTDNPFYNQTTGINRAIYNTGLRNPFRAAIQPETGLLYINDVGAGSWEEVNASVAGANFGWPTTEGNFNQATFPNFTRPIYAYSHGEGCSVTGGVFYPQNALQFPAQYRGKYFVQEFCSGWMRVIDPLNPTAPPQAFASNMNFPLDVQVGPDGSMYYISRGAGAGGAPGVGTGSIGKIQYVANVPAYIVQHPTNQLASVGFAATFSVTSSGTLPLTHQWQRSNDNGATWNDIPGATASGVVISNTTLADNGAQFRVIVTNAFGMATSNPATLTVTSNQPPVPTITLPSNGTLYSGGDMFNFSGIGTDNEDGNLPASAFTWRIDFHHDDHSHPFYPTTSGVTGGSFTIPNTGETSDNVWYRVFLSVTDSIGLQGSTYIDVLPRKSDMTFNTNIPGLTINLDGAPRTLPLTVTGVEGIQRTLFAPSLQFIGNQAYQFVNWSNGGSQSQTITTPVDNTTYTANYAATTVVFVSDLPFVGTPTNGWGPVERDRSNGETGATDGNTITLNGRTYAKGLGVHSNGEVIISLAGGGYDRFVSDVGVDDETGPNGTVVFQVYGDNTLLFQSNVLNGSSASESVDVSVVGYNQLRLVINDAGDGNGSDHGDWAGAALLTTPVMAPSAPSGLSATANTATQITVNWTDNSSNESGFRIERSPDGSSGWTEVGNTNAGITSFADTTVLGGGTYYYRARAYNAGGNSAYTNTASATTPDQIIGTVKVNFQPATVPVPNGYIADTGIVYGNRGNGYFYGWNATNNETRDREVNPDQRYDTLNHMQKPTNPTASWEIGLPRGVYRVFAVTGDPSNFDGSYDLQAEGTTFVQGTPNEVTRFYEGTRDVTVLDGRLTLTSGPTAQNNKINFVDIERLPIIPGTTAGDVILIRTAATAGIVQVFDNAAATGTPFFSAPLAALGTLTVNAGAGNDQIIVDMTFGNPIPTGGLIINGEADDDTLTVIGQNTLAAGRIITFNAGGGTNTLNMAAKAARVETTAVGGTLDTTVDYDAQLTTSSIKQRSLTIASDSSGNGGLVTILPHGGAAGLVKLDALSIGLDGTLELNDNDLILTYVAPGPNPALTSLVQSYIINGINNESFAPRVTSAFYTSTGGQRLLVALDNTAGQFGDVNGSPFNGEILGDSTNMANPGFNQVLIKFTYPGDYNLDGQVDASDYVVVDSNIGTSTAGGLSGWIFGDGDFSGMVDAADYLPIDSNFGSGVGNPLSTGVTALGDESGVSPLFSDQTEWLTDDLLAGWLWAEANAANTNDGDLKNCGCGNGSWAR; encoded by the coding sequence ATGAACTTATTGAGTATTTTGGCAAATCGCATCAAACGAAAATCCTGTACCTTTCCACCCAACCGAAAAGCACCTGCCCGGGACCGCAAACGCCAATCCCTCATTGAAAAGCTGGAGGACCGCTGGGCGTTAGCCACGGTGCCGACAGGCTTTACCGATAGCACGCTGGTCACGGGGCTGACCAGCCCTACCGCGCTGACGATCGCGCCCGATGGGCGGGTCTTTGTGGCGTTCCAAAATGGGACGATCCGCGTCATGCAAAATGACGTCATGTTGGCGACCCCCTTTGCCACCCTGGCGACAGATGGGAGTGGCGAACGGGGCATGCTGGGCCTGACGCTGGATCCGGACTTTGCCACCAATGGCCACATCTATGTCTATTATACGGCCAGCACTCCCGCCAGCCATAACCGGCTAAGCCGGATCACCGCCGTCGGGAACGAAATGCTCCCCGGGAGCGAGCAAATCCTGTTGGACCTGCCAAATCTCTCAACCGTGGGGAATCCCATTTGGCACATGGGGGGGGCGGTCCACTACAACCCCGTGGACGATAAGATTTACATCGCCGTGGGTGATCACCAAAACACCAGCTTGCCGCAAAGCCTGAACAGCCCGTTTGGCAAGATTTTGCGCGTCAATCCAGATGGCAGCATTCCGACGGATAATCCGTTTTATAACCAAACCACGGGAATCAACCGGGCAATTTATAACACCGGACTGCGCAATCCGTTTCGCGCGGCCATTCAGCCCGAAACGGGGTTGCTCTATATCAACGACGTGGGAGCCGGCTCTTGGGAAGAAGTCAACGCTAGCGTGGCTGGCGCAAATTTTGGCTGGCCGACTACCGAGGGGAACTTTAACCAGGCGACATTCCCCAATTTTACCCGCCCGATCTATGCCTATTCGCATGGCGAGGGGTGCTCGGTGACCGGAGGGGTCTTCTACCCGCAAAATGCGTTGCAGTTTCCCGCCCAATATCGGGGCAAGTATTTTGTCCAAGAGTTCTGCAGCGGCTGGATGCGGGTGATTGATCCGCTGAATCCCACGGCGCCGCCGCAGGCATTTGCCTCGAATATGAATTTTCCGCTGGATGTGCAGGTCGGTCCCGATGGGTCGATGTACTATATTTCGCGCGGGGCGGGGGCCGGGGGAGCTCCGGGGGTGGGGACCGGTAGCATTGGCAAAATTCAATACGTGGCCAATGTTCCGGCATATATCGTGCAACATCCAACCAACCAACTGGCGTCGGTCGGATTTGCGGCCACGTTTAGCGTGACCAGCAGCGGCACGCTTCCCCTGACGCATCAGTGGCAGCGGTCCAATGACAACGGCGCGACCTGGAATGACATTCCCGGCGCGACCGCCAGCGGCGTGGTCATTAGCAACACCACGCTGGCCGACAATGGCGCCCAGTTCCGCGTGATTGTCACCAATGCCTTTGGCATGGCGACCAGCAATCCCGCCACGTTGACGGTGACCAGCAATCAACCGCCGGTCCCCACGATCACGCTCCCGTCCAATGGCACGCTGTATTCCGGCGGGGACATGTTCAATTTTAGCGGGATTGGCACGGATAACGAGGATGGCAACCTCCCCGCCAGCGCATTTACCTGGCGGATCGATTTTCACCATGATGATCACAGCCATCCGTTTTATCCCACGACCAGCGGCGTCACCGGCGGATCCTTTACCATACCGAATACGGGCGAGACATCCGACAATGTCTGGTATCGCGTGTTTTTGTCGGTGACGGATTCCATCGGCCTGCAGGGGAGCACCTATATCGACGTGCTGCCGCGCAAAAGCGACATGACGTTCAATACCAATATTCCGGGTTTGACAATCAACCTGGATGGCGCTCCCCGGACTTTGCCACTGACGGTCACCGGCGTCGAGGGAATTCAGCGCACGTTGTTTGCCCCATCGCTGCAGTTTATCGGCAATCAGGCGTACCAGTTTGTCAATTGGTCCAACGGAGGGTCCCAGTCCCAGACCATCACCACCCCGGTGGATAACACCACCTACACCGCCAATTACGCCGCCACCACCGTGGTCTTTGTCAGCGATTTGCCGTTTGTCGGCACGCCCACGAATGGCTGGGGCCCGGTCGAACGGGATCGCAGCAATGGCGAAACCGGCGCGACGGACGGCAACACAATCACGCTTAACGGCCGGACCTATGCCAAGGGGCTAGGCGTGCATTCCAATGGCGAAGTCATAATTAGTCTGGCGGGGGGGGGCTACGACCGCTTTGTCAGCGATGTCGGCGTCGATGACGAGACTGGCCCCAATGGCACCGTGGTATTTCAGGTGTATGGGGACAACACGCTGCTCTTTCAAAGCAATGTGCTCAATGGCAGTTCCGCGTCGGAAAGTGTCGATGTCAGCGTCGTGGGTTATAACCAGTTGCGCCTGGTCATCAACGACGCCGGGGACGGCAATGGCTCCGACCATGGCGACTGGGCGGGAGCGGCGCTGTTGACCACGCCGGTCATGGCCCCGAGCGCCCCCAGCGGGTTGTCAGCCACGGCCAACACCGCGACGCAGATCACTGTAAATTGGACGGACAATTCCAGCAACGAAAGCGGCTTTCGCATCGAACGTTCCCCGGATGGCAGCAGTGGCTGGACCGAAGTGGGCAACACCAATGCGGGCATTACCAGCTTTGCCGACACCACCGTGCTAGGGGGGGGAACCTACTATTACCGCGCCCGGGCGTATAACGCCGGCGGCAATTCAGCGTATACCAACACCGCCAGCGCCACCACGCCGGATCAGATCATTGGCACCGTCAAGGTGAACTTTCAACCCGCCACGGTTCCCGTGCCCAATGGCTATATCGCCGATACCGGAATCGTGTATGGCAATCGTGGAAACGGCTATTTCTATGGCTGGAATGCCACAAATAATGAAACCCGCGACCGCGAGGTGAATCCCGACCAGCGGTATGACACGCTGAATCACATGCAAAAGCCCACCAATCCCACCGCCAGTTGGGAAATTGGCTTGCCGCGCGGGGTGTATCGCGTGTTCGCCGTCACCGGCGATCCCAGTAACTTTGACGGCAGTTATGATTTACAGGCCGAAGGGACCACTTTTGTCCAGGGAACGCCCAACGAGGTCACTCGCTTTTACGAAGGTACCCGCGATGTGACGGTGCTGGACGGACGGTTGACACTGACCAGCGGACCGACCGCGCAAAACAACAAAATCAACTTTGTCGATATTGAACGACTACCGATCATACCGGGAACGACGGCGGGGGATGTCATTTTAATTCGTACCGCCGCCACGGCGGGCATCGTGCAGGTGTTTGACAATGCCGCCGCCACCGGCACGCCGTTCTTTTCCGCTCCCTTAGCGGCCTTGGGCACGCTGACCGTTAACGCTGGGGCGGGGAACGACCAGATCATCGTCGATATGACGTTTGGCAACCCGATCCCCACGGGAGGGCTGATCATCAATGGCGAAGCCGACGACGACACGCTGACCGTCATCGGACAAAACACCCTCGCCGCCGGACGGATCATCACCTTTAACGCGGGGGGCGGCACGAATACCCTAAATATGGCGGCCAAAGCCGCGCGGGTCGAAACCACGGCCGTCGGCGGCACTCTCGACACCACGGTTGATTACGACGCGCAACTCACCACCAGCTCCATCAAACAACGCTCGCTCACGATCGCCAGCGATAGTTCCGGCAATGGCGGGTTGGTCACGATTTTACCCCATGGGGGAGCGGCGGGCTTGGTCAAGCTGGACGCGCTAAGCATCGGCCTGGATGGCACCCTGGAACTGAACGATAACGACCTGATCTTGACCTATGTCGCCCCGGGGCCAAATCCCGCGCTCACCAGCCTGGTGCAGTCCTACATCATCAACGGCATCAATAACGAATCCTTTGCCCCCCGGGTCACCAGCGCGTTTTATACCAGCACGGGAGGCCAACGGCTGCTGGTGGCCCTGGATAATACCGCCGGTCAGTTTGGGGATGTCAACGGCTCGCCGTTTAACGGTGAAATCCTGGGTGATTCCACCAACATGGCCAACCCCGGCTTTAATCAGGTCCTCATCAAATTCACCTACCCCGGCGATTATAACCTGGACGGCCAGGTGGATGCCTCGGACTATGTAGTGGTCGATTCCAACATTGGCACCAGTACCGCGGGTGGCCTGTCTGGCTGGATTTTTGGGGACGGCGACTTTAGCGGCATGGTCGATGCGGCGGATTACCTGCCCATTGACAGTAACTTTGGCTCTGGTGTGGGAAATCCGCTCTCCACGGGAGTCACGGCCCTGGGGGATGAATCCGGCGTCAGTCCGCTCTTTAGCGACCAGACCGAGTGGCTGACGGATGATCTCTTGGCTGGCTGGCTTTGGGCGGAGGCGAATGCGGCCAACACCAATGACGGCGACTTGAAGAATTGCGGCTGTGGTAACGGCAGTTGGGCACGGTAG
- the metH gene encoding methionine synthase produces MPPAPAEKRSSLLTELLPERILIIDGAMGTMVHARQFEEADYRGSRFPNPKKDLKNLIDILVLTQPAAIRDIHAGYLAAGADIIETNTFGASALGLAEFELQPLVRELNLAAVRLARDAADEATRENPRRPRFVAGSIGPTNKQLSIAGNVNDPAHRDVTFDQMVENYREQVEVLIEGGVDLLLPETAFDTLVLKACLQAIEQAFVRKGIRLPVMASFTIFDGGRTLSAQTVEAVWNSISNHELLSAGINCALGPDKIRPYLEELSQVTPRYVSCYPNAGLPNAFGGFDETPEMMAATLGEFAANGWLNIVGGCCGTTPEHIAAIAAAVRQHPPRQPATPEPYLRLSGLEPLTLRPESNFLLIGERTNVTGSRKFAKLILTEQYEAAVSVAREQVENGANVIDINMDEGMLDGEAAMTRFLNLIAAEPEVARVPIMVDSSKWSVLTAGLKCLQGKGIVNSISLKGGEAEFLAQARTVRGYGAAVVVMAFDEEGQAVTIEDKVRICQRAYKLLTEQVGFPPTDIIFDPNILTVATGIEEHNRYAINFIEATRQIKELCPGARISGGVSNISFSFRGNDVVREAMHSAFLYHAIRAGMDMGIVNAGQLAVYEEIPAELRARVEDVLFDRRPDATERLVEYAETVKAQGKTADPAASTWRDEPLEARLTHALVKGIVDYIETDVEEARGHYPGCLAIIEGPLMRGMQVVGDLFGEGKMFLPQVVKSARVMKKAVAYLLPFMEAEKAAAGTTGQSRGKILLATVKGDVHDIGKNIVGVVLACNNYEVVDLGVMVPCEKILSTASECGANIIGLSGLITPSLDEMVHVAKEMQRQGFSVPLLIGGATTSAKHTAVKIAPQYTASTVHVLDASRSAQVVENLLNPQLRSAYDERNRAEQAQLAASYHQRQTVSLVPYAQACAGRYTCDWPTTRIDTPAFLGRREVAPELAELIPYIDWSPFFMTWELKGKYPAILNDPVVGEEAKKLYDDARGLLDRIVTHKLLTAKGVYGFWPAASDGDDIVLFTDESRERELTRLHTLRQQWERKGQETFYALADFIAPRASGRRDYLGAFAVTAGLGCDELARRFDAEHDDYNSIMAKALADRLAEAFAEYLHAVARRDWGSGREEQLTNDDLIAEKYRGIRPAPGYPACPDHTEKRTIFDILGAEQANGMKLTESYAMWPAASVSGLYFGHPDSRYFTVDRITRDQVESYAARKGMTVADVEKWLAPNLGYGN; encoded by the coding sequence ATGCCGCCAGCCCCCGCCGAAAAACGGAGTTCCCTCCTCACCGAGTTGCTTCCCGAGCGGATCTTGATCATCGATGGCGCGATGGGCACCATGGTGCACGCCCGCCAGTTTGAAGAAGCCGACTATCGCGGCAGCCGGTTTCCTAATCCTAAAAAAGACCTCAAAAATCTGATCGATATCTTGGTCCTCACCCAGCCCGCGGCCATCCGCGACATTCACGCCGGCTATCTGGCGGCGGGGGCGGATATTATCGAGACCAACACGTTTGGCGCGTCGGCGCTGGGGCTGGCCGAATTTGAACTCCAGCCCCTCGTCCGCGAGCTAAACCTGGCGGCGGTCCGGCTGGCCCGCGACGCCGCCGACGAGGCGACCCGTGAAAATCCCCGGAGGCCACGGTTTGTCGCGGGGTCCATCGGCCCCACCAATAAGCAGCTTTCCATTGCGGGAAACGTCAACGATCCCGCCCATCGCGATGTCACTTTTGATCAAATGGTCGAAAATTACCGCGAACAGGTGGAGGTGCTGATCGAGGGGGGGGTGGATTTGCTGTTGCCGGAAACAGCGTTTGACACGTTGGTGCTTAAGGCCTGTTTGCAGGCGATTGAACAGGCCTTTGTGCGCAAGGGGATTCGCCTGCCGGTGATGGCCTCCTTTACGATTTTTGACGGGGGGCGGACGCTCTCCGCCCAGACGGTGGAGGCGGTTTGGAACTCGATCTCCAATCATGAACTGCTCAGCGCGGGAATCAACTGCGCCTTAGGCCCCGATAAAATTCGTCCATACCTCGAGGAACTCTCTCAGGTCACGCCCCGGTACGTCAGTTGTTATCCCAACGCCGGATTGCCCAACGCCTTTGGCGGCTTTGACGAAACGCCAGAGATGATGGCCGCGACCCTGGGCGAGTTTGCCGCGAATGGCTGGCTGAACATCGTCGGCGGCTGCTGCGGCACCACGCCCGAACATATCGCCGCCATTGCCGCGGCGGTCCGGCAGCATCCCCCGCGCCAGCCAGCAACGCCAGAGCCGTACCTGCGTTTGAGCGGGCTGGAACCGCTTACCCTGCGGCCCGAAAGCAATTTTTTGCTCATTGGCGAACGAACCAATGTGACCGGCTCGCGCAAGTTTGCCAAACTGATCCTGACGGAACAATACGAGGCGGCTGTCAGCGTGGCTCGCGAACAAGTCGAAAACGGCGCAAATGTCATCGACATCAACATGGACGAAGGGATGCTCGACGGCGAAGCGGCGATGACCCGCTTTCTTAACTTGATTGCCGCCGAGCCCGAAGTCGCCCGCGTCCCCATCATGGTCGATAGCTCCAAATGGAGCGTACTGACCGCGGGCCTAAAATGCCTGCAAGGAAAGGGGATCGTCAACTCGATCAGTCTCAAGGGGGGAGAGGCGGAATTTCTCGCCCAGGCGCGCACGGTGCGCGGCTACGGCGCGGCGGTGGTCGTGATGGCCTTTGATGAAGAAGGCCAGGCGGTGACGATCGAAGATAAAGTGCGCATTTGCCAGCGGGCGTATAAGCTCCTAACCGAACAGGTCGGCTTTCCCCCCACGGACATTATCTTTGACCCAAATATCCTGACCGTCGCGACCGGCATCGAGGAGCATAACCGCTACGCGATCAACTTTATCGAAGCGACCCGCCAGATTAAGGAACTCTGCCCCGGCGCAAGGATCTCTGGCGGCGTTAGCAATATCTCTTTCTCTTTTCGGGGCAATGACGTCGTTCGCGAGGCCATGCACTCGGCCTTTTTGTATCATGCCATCCGCGCCGGTATGGACATGGGCATTGTCAACGCCGGTCAACTAGCCGTGTACGAGGAAATCCCCGCCGAACTACGCGCGCGGGTGGAGGACGTGCTGTTTGACCGTCGGCCCGACGCCACCGAGCGTCTGGTCGAATACGCCGAAACGGTCAAAGCCCAGGGAAAAACCGCCGATCCCGCTGCCAGCACCTGGCGGGATGAACCACTCGAAGCGCGGTTGACTCACGCCCTGGTCAAGGGGATCGTCGATTACATCGAAACCGATGTCGAGGAGGCCCGGGGCCACTATCCCGGTTGCCTGGCGATTATCGAAGGGCCGCTCATGCGCGGGATGCAGGTCGTGGGGGACCTCTTTGGCGAGGGAAAAATGTTCCTGCCGCAGGTCGTCAAATCCGCCCGCGTCATGAAAAAAGCAGTCGCCTACCTGCTCCCCTTTATGGAAGCCGAAAAGGCCGCCGCCGGCACCACCGGCCAATCCCGCGGAAAAATCCTCTTGGCCACGGTCAAGGGGGATGTCCATGATATCGGCAAAAATATCGTCGGCGTCGTCCTGGCCTGCAATAACTACGAAGTTGTCGATCTGGGCGTGATGGTGCCGTGCGAAAAAATCCTGTCCACCGCCAGCGAATGTGGGGCCAATATCATCGGCCTAAGCGGACTTATCACGCCGAGCCTCGATGAAATGGTCCATGTGGCCAAGGAGATGCAGCGACAGGGATTTTCCGTGCCGCTGCTGATTGGCGGGGCCACGACCAGCGCCAAGCACACCGCGGTAAAAATTGCCCCGCAATACACCGCCAGCACGGTCCATGTACTAGATGCCAGTCGTTCCGCCCAGGTGGTCGAAAACCTGCTCAATCCGCAATTACGATCCGCCTATGACGAGCGTAACCGGGCGGAACAGGCGCAGTTGGCGGCCAGCTATCACCAGCGGCAAACTGTTAGCCTGGTCCCGTACGCGCAGGCGTGCGCGGGACGGTACACGTGCGACTGGCCGACGACGCGGATCGATACTCCGGCGTTTTTGGGTCGCCGGGAAGTCGCGCCGGAGTTGGCGGAGCTGATTCCCTACATTGACTGGTCGCCATTTTTTATGACCTGGGAGCTTAAAGGAAAGTACCCGGCGATCTTGAACGACCCGGTGGTCGGCGAGGAGGCCAAAAAGCTGTATGACGACGCGCGGGGTTTGCTGGACCGGATCGTGACGCACAAGTTGCTGACCGCCAAAGGCGTGTACGGCTTTTGGCCGGCGGCCAGCGATGGGGACGATATTGTGCTCTTTACCGATGAGAGCCGCGAACGGGAATTAACCCGCTTGCACACGCTCCGCCAACAGTGGGAGCGCAAGGGCCAAGAGACATTTTACGCCCTGGCTGATTTTATCGCTCCCCGCGCTAGCGGACGCCGCGATTATCTGGGGGCGTTTGCCGTCACCGCGGGTCTGGGTTGCGATGAACTGGCCCGCCGCTTTGACGCCGAGCATGACGATTATAACTCGATCATGGCCAAGGCCCTGGCCGACCGCCTGGCCGAGGCGTTCGCCGAATATCTGCACGCCGTCGCGCGGCGCGATTGGGGTTCCGGCCGCGAGGAACAATTGACCAATGACGACCTCATTGCCGAAAAATACCGCGGCATCCGCCCCGCGCCAGGCTACCCCGCCTGTCCCGACCACACCGAAAAGCGAACCATTTTTGACATCTTGGGCGCGGAACAGGCGAACGGCATGAAATTGACCGAATCGTACGCCATGTGGCCCGCCGCCAGTGTCAGCGGGTTGTACTTTGGACATCCGGACAGCCGCTATTTTACCGTGGACCGGATCACCCGGGACCAGGTGGAAAGCTACGCCGCGCGCAAGGGCATGACCGTGGCCGACGTGGAAAAATGGCTCGCCCCGAATTTGGGATACGGCAATTAA